AACCTACCAGCACCATAggtatcatcatcattcatcatttcatcgacgcctgctccttggagctcccaccaggggatggccatggcagaagagcttccaactttctctatccagacactccctcctttcctgctcaaagtttctcaaagatctttcccccctctccctaacgtactcttgcaccctatccctccatttcactggaggtcgtcctctagcattccctccctctagctcactcacatacacccttctggtcatcttactctcctccaatcgctccatgtggccaaaccactttaaagtctgttgcttcacttcttccacaactccacacttcttcccttcacccccgtgacatattccaaaacgctcgtacacactttcattattcattccatccattcttctcacaccacaagcactcttcaaataactcatttccactgcctgcactctagacctctgactttcattccaggcccacatttcacttgcatagtatgtgagggttggtactactattgtatttctcaaatccctctttacctccatgctcacacttctgccattcatgattcgtcccaaagaccctaccacccttcttccttgtaatgccctttctcttatctctccctccgtaccaccatgcttacacataactgatcaaaGGTACtgaaactcattgacctccatttcttcaacattcagaattattttgcattctttttcacattcaattcccactctatatgggcatacaaaatctacaacctaacttctacttcgctcacaaaccatcactttacttttgttgacagttactttcagctttctccttttacagacactataaaaaacactgaccagattttgtaggtcactttcattttccattAAAAAAAAGCAGACTTTACAGCATATACAAATTGGTAATAAACAACGCACAAGAGAGATTatgtcatccattttcttcttgcTCCCTGTTCTATCGTCTTCAAAGTTTGAGACATGGAAAATACAGTTTATTTTGGGTGGGGGAACATGTATACTTATTTATCCAAATAATGAAAGAGCAAAATCAtgtaaaatatggagaaaaatatgaataaaacacCTTGTCAATTCTAGTGAATTTCCTTAGTCAGAGAAACTATATTTGTACTGAGTTGTTGCACTCACAGAGAAGGCCATCCCTGAACCTAAGTCCTATCACGATGTGTTTTTTGAACTAAAAGAACTCCACCTTAACAGATAGGTACTAATCTATCGCCACTACTTTTCTCAGTAAAAAtttgttttagtaccgtgccagtatttcattaccggtacctaccttatgaaacatcactagctcttcatatatcttttctacaaatgttcaacaatcatggaaatgctttcaaaatccaattcaaggactattattgttgaaaataggggatttTCTTTCATTAAATTTCATGTTGTTTTCTGCTCAATTATGATATTCTCTTTTAATTTTGTAATTTTTCCTTGTCTTGTATTCCACTTATGGGTCTAAAGATTCAGGTCTCATCTGTGAATGATAGAGTTGACTTTCTATATTTGTAGTCATATTGTTGATCATTATGAGGAAGAGAACAGAACAAGGACACTACCTTGAAGATATTAAGtctattaaaaaatgaataaactaATGTCAACCAccagttgggtgtaattctggaatAATTCCATGCCTGTGTTTGGCCCTGCCACACAAATCAAATAAGTTTTCCACTTTTCCAGTAAGTTTGTGAAAGAATTCAAGAATACccatatcttcatcatcatcatctgtttaaaATCAGATTTTCCCATAATCTTTTATGAGGTTAGGCTGTTGGTACAATGTTGTTGTCATTCATCTTTGTATATAGTGTTTTTTGTGCCTCGTATGCCCTTCCTGACAGACAACCTCAGTTTTCAGCTGAAGGCCTTGGGGGATTGCCTATCATAGCTAATGAGCCCCACCTGCCTGGGTTTGTAGTCATAGCTGTACCTCTCATAGGTAGATTGCCTACCATTGCTACAAGCCCcacttgcctgtttttttttattagtttattttatttttgtgctGCCTATAGCATTGGTAGGCTCTCTTAAGGGGTATCTTGGATGATCCCATCCAGTTAGTGGTGCAGGCAGTGGCTGCCCTCATGTATGCCTTGCTcagcccatgctgccccccagttCTCAACTTGAACGAAGTTGCTAAATTTAggattgattgaagatctggacagcatgtaggtaatcttctgccactcggcgatggttgaaaattgtcagtatATATCAATGGGACTTGAACCTAGGTCCTTGGGCTCACCACACCCGTacgttgaccactcagccaccacctcctcaGTGGAGGGGCAGGGTGTGTCAACATGTCAATGGAACATGCACAGAACGCCTATAGAGATTCAACCTGTTCCAAGATCATCCGGAGATTTAGTCTGGGACTTCAAGGTCCCAGTTACCAAGAGTGCCATGAGGAGGCACTCTGAAGGTCTTACCAAGGAGGAGGCTGTGTACCGCCGGGAAGGACATACACATTCTGCCTTCTTTTGGTGGAGCAATCTGATGACTGCAGCTGAAGGCAAGAGATGACAAGCAATCTCCTACCTCACTTAAGCATTAGTACATAAGGCACATAAAGCAAACAAGGCTTTTATTTAccctttgactgtggatttcctacaagaagacatcaccaagctacaggagtggaacaaaaagtggctgctacaattcaatgaagaaaaatgtataaagtcatgcaccttgggaggggatatccagcataccaataccacatgggaaatactccactatccaccacagaggcagagaaagacctgggagtatatgttaccaggctaccagtgaaagctgaatccatgccaattgcagtggaTGGGTTAATAGAACTTttcatttaagaataaagatgtaatactaccTCTATataatagcttagtcagaccccatttggaataCGTGGTACAGTTTCGTCTCCCCACCATACGAAGGGTATTGCTAAACTGGAAGGTGTTTAACATAGAGCAACAAAGACGATCttttccttgcacaacaaacctTACGATGAAAGGCTCCCATCTCACTATGTTCTCACTTGAGAAACATTGCCTTTGTTagaaactgatcaaatgtttcaaaatatttaaagGCTATGAATGTGGACTAATTCAAATTGTTTATGGCTGACAACACATCTCAAACAAAAAATGATGGCACAACCATcatgtggagtatgcatcttatgtgtggggggctccacacacacagctctcttggacagagtagagtccaaggctcttcgtctcatcaacccctttcctcacctcttaaattctgctgccatgttgcctctctatcttctattgatattttcatgttgactgctcttctgaacttgctaactgcatgcctcctcacCTCCCACAACCCTactgcacttgactttctactgtagctcatccctatactgtccaaatcccttatgtaagagttaaccttcattctttcatcccttacactggtaaactctgaaacagtcttccttaatctgtatttcctcctgcctatgagttgaactctttcaaaaggagagtatcgagacacctttcctcccgaaattgacctctcttttagccactcttctaaactttaTATAGGGGTAGTGataagtggtttttttttttttttttttttttttccattaccttttttttgctctcgagctgcttcctttactgaaaaaaaaaagaacaccagtCCACTCTCCTGAATAATGACACTTTTTGCACAAAATAAACATGAGTTTCAGAAATGTTACATCCTTGTGGTGTGTATATGATAACAGATGTAGCAATCATAGTGCTTTATTGGATAAACTGAATGATTTGTTTCTATGTATTCATATGCATAACTAAAAACTAAAGTTGCATTATACAGATTGTCAGAGTAGTAGTGAGGAGAAAATGTATGAAAGAATCTAGTTTGGAGCAGTTGTCTGCAAGCAAAGATGAAAGGGATTAGGCAAGGAGCAGTGCCTGCTCTAGTACTGCTTGGTAATATTCTAAATGTAAGGAGGGAATTGTAATGTTAAGAAAATATTGTGAAAATGTGTAAGCTTGTGAGATGGATGAGCAGACTTTTTCATCTGTTCCCCCTTTCTGCCCAGCAGTGAGTGTGTACTGTGCCTCAGATGGGTAATGTGTCCTGCCTCCTGGGTGTGTTTGGGTATGATGTTTGGTCCCAACTGTACCCAGAGATGTATATATCAATATGTAGCTCTTAGCTCATAAGGAGTAGGGCACTGGCTGGTGATCATGATTCCAGCACATGATCATACCAAAACAAATGAAGCTTCATATGTCTGAGAGAGCAGAAAATGTTAGGTTTGAAATCATTTTAAGAATGCACAGTACCATATAAAAGTACTGTATAGATGTGCTGAGGGATGAAGCATTAGTATAAGGCTTAGAGAGTGTAAGGAAGAAGCCACTCGTACACATAGAATGAGAGGAGTTTATATATGCAACATGTAAAGAGAATACATCATAGTGGAATAAGAGGATGGCAGGAGGGGATATTCATAGGATTAAAAAGCCATGTCAGACCAGTTTGCAGCAGAAATTTCAGTATATTATTATCACTTCAGGAAATTGCTGCTTGAACAGTGAAGCTCCCAAAAGTAAGGTGTTTTTTGTAAAATCTTGAGTGATTATGTTACAGCAAGATGTCTttattgcataaaaaatataactATGGCTTAGACCAGGGTCATTTCTAGGGCTCAAAAACATTCGGGGCAAAGAGAAATACATCAGGGTCTGAAGTTTAtagtgagcgaaaaaaaaaaaaaagatgttgggGAGGACCTGTTTGCATTCACCACCATGTACTTAAGAAACACATACAGCTACCGTAGCACTTGAGGAATGAAGAGCTGCTCGTGCAGCGTGTATCGACTCCACCGCTCCCCACTCCCCACTGAGCCTCGTGGTGGTGGAGCGGCTGGAGCCCTGCATGAGGCAGATGGCAGTTAAAATTTGAATGCAGTGCCGAGTGTCCAGTCCACACTGTCTCTCTCACCGCTTAGCGCTTGGCGGtgagagtgtttttttttttttttttggttttttgagaatatttgtttattattttttagagGGGCCCAGGGGTGAAAAAAGGTTTGGGGCTGGAgtcaaaacattcggggctcaAGCCCCGGAAGCCCAAGGCTAACGATGTCACTGGCTTAGATCTCCTCTTCATATTGTTATATAGCCTCATCAGGGATCTTGGTTATCTTCATCTGGAATTTTAACCTAATGGTTGTATATACTTAACCTTAGTATTATCCCTTGTGCTGTTGCatgtatttttcatttattttgttttcatgatTTTTTCAGGCAGTGTTATTGAACCCTCCAGATGGCTGAGTGCCACCCTGTTCCCCCTGGTGGTGGCTTGGTGGGGTCTGAGGAAGGGCTCCATTTCCTTCAGTGGGGCCATATGTGGTGAGTTGGAAGAAAGCTTTGTATCCTGGTCATTAGGAAAACTATTATTTCTTTGTGTCAGTCTGCATATTTACCCCTACTTATTATCTACTTATTATCATATAAACCATTTGAAAGAAAGAAGTTATTGTCAGCAAGCATGGTTTATCTAGTAATGGAAAGTTCATTTAGTATTACTCCTCAGATGCTCCTAAGTATCAAGCATTGTTTAGACTTTAGAGACATTGCTGCTGATACACAAGAATATGATTTTTATTGGTGACATTGAAGGAAACCCAAGGCAGTTACATACTTTATATACTTTACTTTTGTTACTAATACTCATTAATCACTCCTCTCAGTCTTGGCATCCATACCAAATTTTCTGCAAATCTTTTTGTTCTTGCCATGTTTTATTTCCATATGTCAATATCAATTTACTTTGCAATCCCTTGTTTATCTCTTGCTGCATCTCTCCTCTTACTGTTACCCCAAGCGTTTCACCACTTTAATCCACAGGCGGCTTCCGCTTTAACCTCTCTTTCTATACTTTCATACATGCAAGGAGTAGGTTGATTTCTTAAGTTAAATAATTGTTCTGCAGCTTTTAGTTAGAAAAATCACAAATATTGTCATAGTGTAAAAATCAAGACAGTGGGTCCTAGAAAACACTCCTCTGGAGCAGATGATACATATGCTGAGGTTTCCCCTTGATAACCACAAAATACCATTTGCATCACAGTTATTACTTCATCCAAATATGTAGTATTTGCAATTGCAAGTCTATTCTATGAATGTAAGATGCCTAATGTAAGAGACCTACACCCTGCCAGGATTCCAACCTGGAATCTTCTGGTCTGTAGTCAGACGTGTAATCCGTGTATTTTATAAGGATGAAATGAATAGGTAGGACTTAAAATTTGAAAggattagtttttattttattattcagtTGTAAGttgatatgcgtgtgtgtgtgtatatatatatatatatatatatatatatatatatatatatatatatatatatatatatatatatatatatatatatatatatatatatatatatatatatatatatatatatatatatatatatatatatatatatatatatatatatatatatatatatatatatatatatatatatatatatatatatattgattgattgattgattgataggtagatagatatagatatatacagtcacaccttggtttatgagtttaattcgttccggaaTTTTGATCGTACACTAAAACACTCGTAAACCCAAACGAATTTCCCCagtgaaattaatgtaaatcccattaatgcatcccatatctcaaaaaaatattatagaaataattttacatgttattttatccagaattaaagtaattttactaaataacaataataaataaaataaaataaaaatcacagTGTTATGGTTGTTACGGAGGCTCCTGCAACCGCTAATTACGATCGAGGTGTATGCTTCGCACCGGGGTTTAGAAgccacagtttccctattctcgaggcactGGAACTACAttcgaccaccaacgtgaagctaacccgaCATATCGTCCGAGTTGGAGGGTGAACGGGAGTGACAGTCatgtccaggagggcatacaagccgcCGATGCTCGTACCTTGTTCTTGTTGGGAGCATAGTATCCgccgttcttgttttcttttttgttgcacCATCCCTATTAACCATCTTTcttggggacattgttaaagcacaaacaacgcacactgtagtgctgaaaacacaaagatcgcacacctGTTTGCAGACGATTCAAAACTGCTaatacatataagaaacagtaaagactgcaaaattctgcaagaagacctcaacaagatttggaaatggagtatggagtGGGatatgaaattcaatgtgaagaaatgtcatgctatggaaatgggaaaaagtgaaagaagaccaaaatggacatataaaatgggagatggtggaacattaaagaaagtacaagagagagatctgggagtaataatgcaagataataaacagccggagagtcatgttaatcggatattcggtgatacgtataacatggtgagaaatataggaatagcattccacaacatggataaggatatgatgaaaaaattaattaccactatgatcagaccaaaattggaatatgcggaggcagtgtggtctccccataagaagaaacacacaaagaaactaggaagattgattgattgatagtttattgttgcaggtaaacaacaagggagaagggaggaacatgccatcccaacccccaggcaggacagtgtgattatacaactattaataagaatacaaaggatggcaacaaaaatggttccagagctggagggattgacatacgaggaaagactacaggaaatggacttactaatactagaataaagaagagaaaggggagacctaacacaaatctataaattattgagcaaaatggaagaagtagataacgaggggCTACTACTAAAAGAaagaattaccaccaggaacactagaggacatagtaaaaaattgaggaagggaagatgcttgagacagagagaaatatagcttcccgcaaagaaatatagaggtttggaacggaCTAAGTGAGGatatagtatcggcgaagagtgtgcaaagctttaaggaaaagttggataaatgtagatacagagACGGAACCACATGAGCATAAAGACCcggccctgtaaaactataactaggtaaaATGCAAACGGACATGAGTGCACAGTTATTATCTCTACGAGTTTACAATGCGGACTGAGACTAGGGTTGCCAACATACCACCCTTTCCTTAGAATACGGAATGCCACTTGTTCCGCATTTGGCTGTcagaatggttaagcagataaaattcagtagtattttaaaactgtagtgagcgcatttttcgatGAACCACAAAACCaatccataaaattatgtttgtgaagtgtcgtcctgaaatacgtgtaaaatacgtgtCGTAACATCACTCcccccttcctgcccccttcACCAGCAACGGCtatcagtcatggcaggctagagaaatttcagggttgccatccgttccttaaaatatggattcgttctgtattggagaatggtatgttgcattccttattttttttagctcaaggtggcaaccaCTCTCGTCTTGTGGTGAACAAAGGGAactggtcggctaggctgacgttAGCCGATAGATtcggtctatcggcatcctccccttcccttcatgagCCTTCACCTCAcgtgtacaaacaggatgctcgtatactAAGTCAccgctcataaaccaaggcatgttttgttattttttttgcttgtaaatcaaaacactcgtcaACTAAGGGACTCGTAAACCAAAgtttgactatatatatatatatatatatatatatatatatatatatatatatatatatatatatatatatatatatatatatatatatatatatatatatatatatatatatatatatatatatatatatatatatatatatatatatatatatatatatatatatatatatatatatatatatatatatatatatatatatatatatatatatatatatatatatatatatatatatatatatatatatatatatatatatatatatatatatatatatatatatatatagaatgagATTTTCCATGCAATAATAATTGAATTTTAAATGTTTTTCCAGGTCTTGTTGTGGGCTTTCTCCTAACACTTGGAAGCTATGCCTTTTTTATCAATCTTCTTGTGTTCTTTGTGTCTTCCTCCAAAGCTACAAAATACAAGTCTACtttaaaaagaaaaactgaagcaAATTTTAAAGAAGGTAATGATCTGAAGTTGTTATTACTACTGTGAAATTGCAGAATTTATCTATTGCAAAATATTAGAGCTAGTTAACTTCTGATTTACATCATGCTGAAATCTcataaacaggaaataaaaaaaaaagtacgagcTCAAATAAGTGATAGTATATGTATATGAAAGGGAGTAGGTTGCAACACCTgttaattttctcccttgtttgcAGGGGGTGAACGGAACTGGGTGCAAGTCATATGTAATGGAGGCGTGGCCAGTCTAATATCCTGGTTCTATATTGTAGAttgtggctgtggtgaaaaccCAGTTGACTTAATCTACAACTACCGGTGTTCTTGGCTTAGTGTTGCAGTTTTAGGTTTGTACAGTAGATTAAAATGTTCAAGCTGATCTTTTTATGCTTGCAAAAGTTTCCTTAAGATTACTAAAGAAATAACCACTATCAAAAGTCATGACATTTTTATGTGTGCTATTTTCTGAAGTATGGAATAATGAATCAATTTACAAAAAAGGTTTCTTGAAATTTTGTGTTTTCCCAGCACATATTAGTGATACTGAACTAATAATGCAGTAAAAATTTTTGACATGTTAAAATTGCTTTGAgcattttaaccccttcactacggccgggcaaAACAGTGCCCctcaccgtatccgagatcacagcacgcgccaaatttcaaatgtcactattgaatataacaagttttcagccataaactcaacataatcattatgtattatatatgaaaacatgcagaattaaatggtgctcataaagaaacataaattaattgataatgttgagatgtaagcataaatatagagataaaataactcgtatattggctaaagcgagccctGATGcatgtcctcggatatggtacggggcacgcaaggacgcagtatactcgtcctcgtgttgaaggggttaagtaaAGTGCAGCTTGGTAATAAATATGAATTAATGCAGAATTTTTTGATGTCATTGCAGGAGCTTTAGCATGTTGCAATGGAGACACTTGGGCCTCAGAATTAGGAGCAGTCTTAAGTTTTGGAGATCCTGTGCTCATTACCAACTTGCACTCTGTCCCAAGAGGTAATGTGGACAATATCTGACCTTATAACAACAGCATTTCTGTATTTAATGTATGAAGGTTAAGTATTAAAAGACTGCAGACTGTTTGGAGACCACCAGTCACATGCAGTGATAGGACAGAGCAGTACATGAGAGAAAGCTGAGGAGTGGATGTATGAATATTGGAAGCTTGAGATCATTCTGCCATGTTAATTTCTTTATCTCCTAGGCTATGGGTATATGTACTAGCAACTTGTACCCCTGACTTTTTCTTAGTAGGTGCGTAATGCAAAAGTTATTATTTTCTGAGCTCAGTTACTTCAGTACTATCACTGAACAGGTTCATTCTGGTCTCATTAAATTTGACTTGCCTTGAATTTAATGATGATCTGTGTTGTAAATCCTCACTTGAACTTTAGGGGGAACAGGAGAGGGGGAAGTGTGGTTCTTTAGCTGTGTTTTCCTGGATGTTTCTGGGTACTTGGTATTTCTGGATATTtacagataagaacataagaatgtaatgAGTCTGCTagaggccagttggcctatacaaggcagctcctgtaatcctaaccccaccttacctcactatccatgactctatccaacctcttcttgaatgtatctatggtattggcacccactaCATGgctgccaaacctgttccattcatccaccactctattgataaaccaattcttgccgatgtctttgttgaatctgaatttatctaacttaaaaccattgctacgtgtcctacttggttcttttacaaccaaaaccctattgacatacccgttattgaagcccttcattcatttatagacttcgatcaggtctcctcgcaaccttcgccttcctTGAGAGCATAGATTTAAACgcttcagtctgtcctcataaggcaagtttctcacccctgaatcatctttgtcatcctcctctgtacagattctaacatcttgatatccattctattgtagggtgaacagaactgaaccgcataatcgagatgaggtcttacTAGTGCTaaataaagtttgaggatgactcagcactcctattgcttacgctccttgagatgaaacccagtaccctgtttgcatgatatttagcttgaatgcattgagccctagaacggaggtcagcgctcactatgactcctaagtctctctcgcacccagacctgcttagaggagtgtcatatAAGGagtaaatgacactcctctaagcaggtctgggtgtgagagagacttaggagtcatAGTGAGTGCTGACCTCTGTTCAGGGCAGTACAGTTTGTCCAGTTAGGctcagtataaaaaaaatagtaggaaAAAGAACATGACGTTCACACATCTCGACATCTGGGGTAggactgattgataggaggaggcTACCAATTGAAATTTACACTAAAATTAGCAGAAGTACACTTAtcctatttttgttattgttacgaAACCTGCCTTGTCCTCCGGTCTCACGTACACCCTGGCCTCCTTCAGCCAGCCACGGGTTCGTTGcgggtggcagtggtgatgaatCTGTACCTCCAGTGCCTTACCTCTTCCTCCAGCCCTGCAGTACACCTCGCCCGGCCTCGTCTCTTGCCCCTGCTAGCCAGTCTCGTGTGTCCCGCCAAGTCGGGTAAAATAAACACTGTCCTCCTTTAGTTCCCTGTATTCTCATTCCTCTCGTACAAAGCAACCTACTGCCTATCTGTGGTTCAATCTCTGGGTGCTTGGTATCCCGTGGAGAGATCTTTTGACGGCACACGGATGGCTCAC
The DNA window shown above is from Eriocheir sinensis breed Jianghai 21 chromosome 15, ASM2467909v1, whole genome shotgun sequence and carries:
- the LOC126998919 gene encoding transmembrane protein 19-like isoform X1; this translates as MRGTFLLLLFITLPVSVILWLSNAFLSSVIGGSVIEPSRWLSATLFPLVVAWWGLRKGSISFSGAICGLVVGFLLTLGSYAFFINLLVFFVSSSKATKYKSTLKRKTEANFKEGGERNWVQVICNGGVASLISWFYIVDCGCGENPVDLIYNYRCSWLSVAVLGALACCNGDTWASELGAVLSFGDPVLITNLHSVPRGTNGGISIIGLVVSCLGGLVVGVGHYLTLLMLVSSPVMIAAPPQWPIVLVGAAGGLLGSIIDSLLGATMQYSGITSDGKIVEHPGEGIVHISGTHILDNHAVNLISSLLTAVFLPRIALLIM